The following are encoded in a window of Pirellulales bacterium genomic DNA:
- a CDS encoding cytochrome b N-terminal domain-containing protein — protein MIKAVYRWFDTRLGIGDTWMPMLRHPVPRELAGPLGWWYVFGSASMTLLLVQILTGIGLALTYVPSAGQAYESLLYLNYQQPWGWFLRSLHYWSGSAMVVMVLLHMTQVFWHAAYKYPRELTWCIGVGLLLCTLGMAFTGQVLRWDPDAYWGVGVGAAMAGRVPAAGPTIVDLLLGGPIIGADTLSRFFALHVFVIPGILLTLLAVHLWLVIKQGVSVPPQPGKIVDLLKYDAEYHEELRRGEPFLGEAMLKDVAVSALVVIVVVTIAALAGPKGPSAPPDPTLSGANPRPDWPFLWLFGLLSLSPPAAETAVILIMPIVLVLGLLAVPFISNRGERAPTRRPMAILLMIVIYAVLGVLSYMGQTSPWSPRMLAWSGDAVPVNLIKKMDESLSPVELQGAVVFQNKQCRNCHALEGIGGTRGPDLTTVGTRLTRDLLIDQVSNGTPGGGNMPAYGKQMSPTEMTALVDFLVSLRPAGTPAAITPSDRGTKNKGRLPNDASATTGPSAAK, from the coding sequence GTGATCAAAGCCGTTTACCGCTGGTTTGACACTCGGTTGGGCATTGGCGATACGTGGATGCCAATGCTGCGGCATCCGGTGCCGCGCGAACTGGCTGGTCCCTTGGGATGGTGGTACGTGTTTGGCAGCGCCTCCATGACGCTGCTGCTGGTTCAAATTCTGACCGGAATTGGATTAGCCTTAACGTACGTCCCCAGCGCTGGCCAAGCGTACGAAAGCTTGTTGTATTTGAATTATCAACAACCGTGGGGCTGGTTTCTGCGCTCGCTGCATTATTGGTCCGGTTCAGCGATGGTCGTCATGGTGCTGCTCCACATGACGCAAGTGTTCTGGCACGCGGCTTATAAATACCCGCGCGAACTAACCTGGTGTATTGGCGTTGGTTTGTTGCTGTGTACGCTGGGGATGGCATTTACGGGGCAAGTGTTGCGGTGGGATCCGGACGCTTATTGGGGCGTAGGTGTAGGCGCCGCCATGGCGGGGCGCGTGCCGGCTGCTGGACCGACCATTGTGGACTTACTGCTCGGCGGGCCGATCATTGGCGCCGACACGCTGAGCCGCTTCTTTGCACTGCACGTGTTTGTCATCCCAGGAATTCTGCTGACGTTGTTGGCGGTGCATTTGTGGCTGGTGATTAAACAGGGAGTTAGTGTGCCGCCGCAGCCCGGCAAAATCGTCGACTTATTGAAGTACGATGCTGAGTATCACGAAGAGCTGCGCCGCGGCGAACCGTTTTTGGGCGAAGCCATGCTGAAAGACGTCGCAGTCTCCGCGCTGGTTGTCATTGTGGTCGTTACGATTGCCGCGCTGGCGGGACCCAAGGGACCCAGCGCGCCGCCCGACCCAACGCTTAGCGGGGCGAATCCACGGCCGGATTGGCCATTTTTGTGGTTGTTTGGTTTGCTTTCGCTGAGTCCGCCGGCAGCAGAAACCGCCGTCATTCTTATCATGCCAATCGTGCTGGTCCTCGGATTGCTTGCCGTCCCGTTTATTTCCAACCGTGGCGAACGCGCACCCACCCGGCGTCCTATGGCAATCCTCCTGATGATTGTGATTTACGCAGTGCTGGGAGTACTAAGTTATATGGGGCAAACGTCGCCGTGGTCGCCACGCATGCTGGCGTGGAGTGGCGATGCGGTGCCGGTGAACCTTATTAAAAAAATGGATGAGTCTCTTAGCCCCGTCGAGTTGCAAGGCGCCGTCGTCTTTCAGAACAAACAATGCCGCAACTGCCACGCATTGGAAGGAATCGGTGGAACTCGCGGACCGGATTTAACTACCGTGGGCACTCGCTTAACACGTGATTTACTGATTGACCAAGTTAGCAATGGCACGCCCGGCGGAGGAAACATGCCGGCCTACGGCAAGCAAATGAGCCCAACGGAAATGACGGCGTTAGTCGATTTCCTGGTGAGCTTGCGACCAGCGGGAACGCCTGCGGCGATAACACCCTCTGATCGTGGAACGAAAAATAAAGGCCGTTTGCCAAACGATGCCTCCGCAACGACAGGCCCTTCGGCGGCAAAATAA
- a CDS encoding c-type cytochrome — LKPGAIGYRFQLPQKVHPVSAGIKGGIVGGLLMPIPAIIWALASGHSIWYPVNLLAGLIIPGTTDLPPEVLKLNLEMFHPVGFLCAIVMHVMMSVGFGLIGGVLLPTLPSIPGGPLLFGGLILPLLWSGANHSLMGLVNPLLNEYINWPWYVVSQLVYGIATSIVIIRSEEITIPPRGPGGDADGPSVPPGWLGCFVLVAVLLVGCSDNLPGKPALANAYVMPQDIKKFDDLYAQRCAGCHGANGKLGPGPPLNDDLFLALVTDEQLRSVIADGRHGTLMPAWEQSRGGPLTTDQITVLVKGIEAWRTVTTHVQRVYPSAPPLTAPAGKDTGNIAVGQKIYAAACADCHGEHGEGTDGMAGPLNDPVFLSLCSDQELRRYIVTGRPDLGMPDFASASGRGEAFSPLTGEQVNDLMTVLKQWREKTSSD, encoded by the coding sequence AATTAAAACCGGGCGCCATTGGTTATCGTTTTCAACTGCCGCAAAAAGTGCATCCCGTTTCGGCTGGCATTAAAGGAGGAATTGTCGGCGGCTTGCTGATGCCCATTCCAGCCATTATTTGGGCCCTCGCGAGCGGCCACAGCATTTGGTATCCCGTGAATTTGCTGGCCGGTTTGATTATTCCCGGCACGACCGATTTGCCGCCGGAGGTGCTTAAGCTCAATCTGGAAATGTTTCATCCCGTCGGATTCCTATGCGCAATTGTGATGCACGTCATGATGTCGGTCGGATTTGGCCTGATTGGCGGCGTGCTGTTGCCTACCTTGCCTTCCATTCCCGGCGGCCCGCTGTTATTCGGCGGGTTAATTTTGCCGCTGCTCTGGAGCGGGGCAAATCACAGTTTAATGGGATTGGTAAATCCGCTCTTAAACGAATACATCAATTGGCCCTGGTATGTTGTCTCACAGTTAGTGTACGGCATTGCGACCTCGATTGTGATTATCCGCAGCGAGGAAATTACCATTCCGCCCCGCGGGCCCGGAGGCGATGCGGATGGGCCATCGGTTCCACCGGGTTGGTTGGGATGCTTCGTCTTAGTGGCCGTGCTCCTGGTGGGTTGCAGCGATAATTTGCCCGGCAAGCCAGCATTGGCCAATGCGTACGTCATGCCGCAAGACATTAAAAAATTTGATGATCTGTACGCGCAACGCTGCGCGGGATGTCATGGCGCGAATGGAAAATTGGGGCCGGGACCGCCGTTGAACGACGATTTGTTCTTGGCGTTAGTGACCGACGAGCAACTGCGCAGCGTGATTGCCGATGGTCGTCACGGCACTTTAATGCCGGCCTGGGAACAATCGCGGGGAGGTCCGCTCACGACCGACCAAATTACGGTGTTGGTGAAGGGAATTGAAGCATGGCGAACCGTGACCACGCATGTGCAGCGCGTTTATCCTAGCGCGCCCCCGCTGACAGCGCCCGCCGGGAAAGATACTGGCAATATTGCAGTGGGCCAGAAAATTTATGCCGCAGCCTGTGCCGACTGCCACGGTGAACACGGTGAGGGAACCGACGGAATGGCCGGGCCATTGAACGACCCTGTTTTTTTGTCGCTATGCAGCGACCAAGAACTTCGCCGTTACATTGTCACAGGCCGGCCCGATTTGGGCATGCCCGACTTTGCATCGGCTAGCGGCCGCGGCGAAGCTTTCAGTCCCCTGACGGGCGAGCAGGTGAACGATTTGATGACCGTGCTAAAACAATGGCGCGAAAAAACAAGTTCTGATTAA
- a CDS encoding cytochrome c oxidase assembly protein, whose translation MSTTFEAVFSSWPAQPWLVLMLLFTAAVYGRGWRFLRRHDPVRWNYGPLTAFIGGLLAMYLALASPIEAFAPFLLQVHMLQHLLLMMVVPPLIWLGKPFLPLLRGLPTEIRRYWVAPLLHWRKLQRVATMITHPVTAFFIFLAVTWLWHLPGPYETALANDAWHKVQHLCFLVAGLIFWYPVIRPFPARPGWSRWWLIPFLILADVQNTLLAAWITFSDHSLYPHYLQMPRLGGISALDDQSAAGVIMWVPGSVVFLAPLLWIGVKLMKIQTQGYTQRRATVSPSIARPQSSGRAIYFDLLRSSFVGPILRWRWTRRLVQTIALLIALTVIVDGLWGSQVGAMNLAGVVPWIHWRGLVIFGLLIAGNVFCYGCPFLLPRTVARWLFRGLGNRPWPDVLRTKWLAVALLAIFLWAYEAFSLWNSPWVTAWIVIFYFTGALLVDSIFRGAAFCKYVCPIGQFNFVQSVISPWEVRVREPTVCTTCHTRDCIQGNSTTPGCELQLFQPQKIGNLDCTFCLDCVRACPENNVGIMVVAPTKSLWRDGLRSGIGRLSRRIDYAALAMVLLFGAFANAAGMIAPIVDWEARISTTLGVSSTFFITALFYVLCLFVLPTICLGLTTMASRWLMSAQRNPREIFCRFAWTLTPLGFGMWMAHYSFHFFTGLDAIVPAAQQFVAKLGIDSFGPPNWICSCCRPAPDWLLKAELMMLDMGFLASLFATWQISSGLAANVNNSTQTQNWRTLKAALPWFLLQLALFALGVWILLQPMQMRGMLPAGGS comes from the coding sequence ATGTCCACCACTTTTGAGGCCGTGTTTTCGTCTTGGCCAGCGCAGCCGTGGCTGGTGCTGATGTTGCTGTTCACGGCCGCCGTTTATGGGCGCGGCTGGCGATTTTTACGGAGACATGACCCGGTACGATGGAATTACGGCCCGCTAACGGCATTTATCGGCGGCTTATTGGCAATGTACCTGGCGTTGGCATCGCCCATCGAAGCATTTGCGCCATTCCTACTGCAAGTGCACATGCTGCAGCACTTGCTGTTGATGATGGTGGTTCCCCCGTTGATTTGGCTCGGCAAGCCGTTTCTACCTTTGCTTCGTGGCTTACCGACAGAAATTCGTCGTTATTGGGTTGCGCCATTATTGCATTGGCGGAAATTGCAGCGTGTGGCGACGATGATAACGCATCCGGTGACGGCATTCTTCATTTTCTTAGCCGTCACGTGGTTGTGGCATTTGCCCGGCCCTTACGAAACCGCACTAGCCAATGATGCTTGGCATAAAGTGCAGCATCTGTGTTTTCTCGTCGCTGGACTGATTTTTTGGTATCCAGTGATTCGACCGTTCCCGGCACGGCCTGGTTGGTCGCGGTGGTGGCTGATTCCGTTTTTGATTTTGGCCGATGTGCAAAATACGTTGCTTGCAGCCTGGATTACGTTCTCTGATCACTCGCTTTATCCACATTACTTACAAATGCCGCGGCTCGGTGGCATTTCGGCGTTGGACGACCAGTCTGCAGCCGGAGTGATTATGTGGGTGCCTGGGTCTGTGGTGTTTTTAGCGCCGTTGCTTTGGATTGGCGTGAAGCTGATGAAGATCCAAACTCAGGGCTACACCCAGCGGAGGGCAACGGTTTCCCCGTCGATCGCTAGGCCGCAATCTAGTGGGCGCGCAATTTACTTTGATTTACTCCGTTCCTCATTCGTGGGTCCCATCCTCCGCTGGCGTTGGACACGACGGCTGGTGCAAACCATAGCGCTGCTGATAGCGCTGACAGTCATCGTTGACGGCCTATGGGGTTCACAAGTGGGCGCAATGAATTTGGCGGGAGTAGTGCCGTGGATTCATTGGCGCGGCTTAGTCATTTTTGGCCTGTTGATCGCTGGCAATGTGTTTTGCTATGGCTGCCCATTTTTGCTGCCGAGAACTGTCGCCCGCTGGCTTTTCCGTGGGTTGGGCAATCGGCCCTGGCCCGACGTACTGCGCACCAAATGGCTGGCGGTGGCGCTGCTGGCCATTTTTTTATGGGCGTACGAAGCATTTTCGCTTTGGAATAGCCCCTGGGTAACTGCCTGGATTGTCATTTTTTATTTCACCGGCGCGCTCCTGGTCGATTCAATATTTCGCGGCGCAGCCTTTTGCAAATACGTGTGTCCCATCGGCCAGTTCAATTTTGTGCAATCGGTCATTTCGCCGTGGGAGGTGCGCGTCCGCGAACCAACGGTCTGTACCACCTGCCATACACGTGACTGCATTCAGGGAAACAGCACAACTCCTGGCTGCGAGTTGCAACTATTTCAACCCCAGAAAATTGGCAACCTCGATTGCACATTCTGCTTGGACTGCGTGCGAGCATGCCCGGAAAACAATGTCGGAATTATGGTCGTGGCGCCCACGAAGAGTTTGTGGCGTGATGGGCTGCGCTCGGGAATTGGCAGACTAAGTCGGCGGATCGATTACGCCGCCTTGGCCATGGTCCTGCTGTTTGGAGCATTCGCCAATGCGGCCGGCATGATAGCTCCGATCGTCGATTGGGAAGCACGAATTAGCACGACGCTGGGCGTATCGTCAACTTTCTTTATCACGGCACTGTTTTATGTGCTTTGCCTGTTTGTATTGCCGACGATCTGCCTAGGTTTAACCACCATGGCCAGTCGGTGGTTGATGTCAGCCCAACGAAACCCACGCGAAATTTTTTGCCGCTTTGCTTGGACCCTAACACCGCTGGGCTTTGGAATGTGGATGGCGCATTACAGCTTCCACTTTTTTACAGGGCTGGATGCCATTGTGCCGGCGGCACAGCAATTCGTCGCCAAATTGGGAATCGATTCGTTCGGTCCACCGAATTGGATTTGTTCCTGCTGCCGCCCCGCTCCGGATTGGCTACTAAAAGCAGAATTGATGATGTTGGACATGGGTTTCTTGGCTTCGCTGTTTGCGACGTGGCAAATTAGTTCAGGGCTTGCCGCCAATGTCAACAATTCCACCCAAACGCAGAATTGGCGAACATTAAAAGCTGCACTTCCGTGGTTCTTGCTCCAGTTGGCACTTTTTGCCTTGGGAGTATGGATCTTACTGCAACCCATGCAAATGCGCGGCATGTTACCGGCAGGTGGTTCATAA
- a CDS encoding Rieske 2Fe-2S domain-containing protein, with protein sequence MTKTTEDRSELEVKPRRVFLKLLTALLGAIATAAIAIPGFGYLAAAVARRKEQPWISLGPVSAFPPGETRLKVIKPSDNPLAQPWDGITAQTGVYVRYLGRDESYQDQFNVFAINCTHLGCPVEWFPQSGLFMCPCHGGVYYENGDRASGPPPRGLYLCVWKVKQDANATEPHLFIQAPFLPTLQHTLTDKG encoded by the coding sequence ATGACAAAAACGACTGAAGACCGTTCCGAATTGGAAGTGAAACCTCGGCGAGTTTTTTTAAAGCTGCTGACCGCGCTCCTGGGCGCCATCGCGACCGCGGCCATCGCAATTCCCGGCTTTGGATATTTGGCGGCGGCGGTCGCACGGCGCAAGGAACAACCGTGGATTTCCCTGGGACCCGTGAGTGCTTTTCCTCCCGGTGAAACACGGTTGAAGGTCATTAAACCCAGCGACAATCCGCTGGCTCAACCTTGGGATGGCATCACAGCCCAAACGGGCGTGTACGTGCGGTATTTAGGTCGTGACGAAAGTTATCAAGATCAATTCAATGTGTTTGCCATCAACTGCACGCACTTGGGCTGCCCGGTGGAATGGTTCCCGCAATCGGGGTTGTTCATGTGCCCGTGCCACGGCGGCGTGTATTACGAAAACGGTGATCGTGCCAGCGGGCCACCTCCACGCGGTCTGTATTTGTGCGTTTGGAAAGTGAAGCAAGATGCAAATGCCACAGAGCCACACCTATTCATTCAAGCGCCGTTTTTACCAACGTTGCAACACACGTTGACCGACAAAGGATGA